One Saprospiraceae bacterium genomic region harbors:
- a CDS encoding IS5 family transposase — MAKIITPKQQLELFEWDALVEKLRSFDKDPLAKLNDYIRFEYFRKELEKIVKRTGEGPGRPSYDVVMMFKLLIVQRIYDLSDESMEFQIADRTSFKLFLGIRGTDQIPDARTIWSFKNELSLKKADKRLFKKLDQLLHQNRVIINKGSIVDAHIVESEINRNSKEDNDLIKNGQIPQEWEDNPNIGRQKDSDARWVKHHNRKAYGYKDHVKIDKNTKLITNYEITPANVYDGEMTDVLIEKRDKGKRLYGDSASWDFRERIRKKGMIPCINQKGRRNRPLNDREQDRNTNLSRTRARVEHVFGCITTMFGKMKLRCIGKVRSSFQIGLTNITYNLFRTIQLKRKVAWA, encoded by the coding sequence ATGGCCAAAATCATTACACCAAAGCAACAACTTGAGCTATTTGAGTGGGATGCGCTTGTTGAAAAACTTCGTTCTTTTGATAAAGATCCATTAGCTAAGCTTAACGATTACATCAGATTTGAATATTTTCGAAAGGAGCTGGAAAAAATTGTTAAAAGAACGGGAGAAGGTCCCGGCAGGCCATCTTATGATGTAGTGATGATGTTCAAGTTATTAATTGTTCAAAGAATATATGATTTAAGTGATGAATCAATGGAATTCCAAATAGCAGACCGGACAAGTTTTAAATTATTTTTAGGAATACGAGGAACGGATCAGATTCCTGACGCAAGAACAATCTGGTCGTTCAAGAATGAATTGAGTTTAAAGAAGGCGGATAAAAGGTTATTCAAAAAACTGGATCAACTATTACACCAGAATAGGGTAATAATAAATAAGGGTAGTATTGTAGATGCTCATATTGTAGAAAGCGAAATTAACCGCAATAGTAAAGAGGATAATGACTTAATAAAGAATGGGCAAATACCACAAGAATGGGAGGACAACCCAAATATTGGAAGACAAAAAGATTCCGATGCCCGCTGGGTAAAGCACCATAATCGCAAAGCCTACGGCTATAAAGATCATGTGAAGATCGATAAAAACACCAAACTGATTACCAACTATGAAATAACCCCTGCGAATGTTTATGATGGTGAAATGACGGATGTATTGATAGAAAAACGGGATAAAGGAAAACGCTTATATGGAGATTCGGCAAGCTGGGATTTCCGAGAACGAATCCGGAAGAAAGGGATGATACCTTGTATAAATCAGAAAGGAAGAAGAAACCGTCCATTAAACGACAGGGAGCAAGACAGAAATACGAACTTATCAAGAACACGTGCACGAGTTGAACATGTATTTGGTTGTATCACCACGATGTTTGGAAAAATGAAATTACGATGCATAGGTAAAGTAAGATCTTCTTTTCAAATTGGACTGACAAACATAACATATAATTTATTCCGGACTATCCAACTAAAAAGAAAAGTAGCCTGGGCATAG
- a CDS encoding M4 family metallopeptidase, which yields MKNLTKPHDKGRPLGRWFYLISQGKSSPEIPALGLDKAIEIVLASLKNLGDLSDYKDLMEATLSSVLKKYGRCSDEFRAVAQAWELICVHTGYANGGNIPNCSANICLTGSQIICEETDAFQLCACGAFPSGSTFNWTIIGPKSTEYTSQIGMQGNSQTGGQCLTITDIPKYPYYPQYIKISMYSPTLCDAGIRPCVMYKLIKLEDCNNDDPNCDYYSELAGQDQKTESGIQATLLKDRQDDCALLRVYDIYGRLIITTLNCSIQEQEIPHSGIAIFRFSSKDDKILKVQKRWLIHEYNSK from the coding sequence GTGAAAAATTTAACAAAACCGCATGATAAAGGAAGGCCATTGGGGCGTTGGTTTTATTTGATCAGTCAGGGGAAGTCATCACCTGAAATCCCCGCCCTGGGATTGGACAAGGCCATTGAAATTGTTTTGGCTTCACTCAAAAATCTGGGTGACCTGAGTGATTATAAAGATCTTATGGAAGCCACCTTATCTTCTGTTTTGAAAAAATATGGTCGGTGTTCGGATGAGTTCAGAGCAGTTGCACAGGCCTGGGAGCTAATTTGTGTACATACGGGATATGCAAATGGAGGCAACATACCCAATTGTTCGGCTAATATCTGTTTAACAGGAAGTCAAATAATATGTGAAGAAACGGATGCGTTTCAACTTTGTGCTTGTGGAGCATTTCCTAGCGGGTCAACATTTAATTGGACGATTATTGGACCTAAAAGTACAGAATATACATCACAAATAGGTATGCAGGGGAACAGTCAAACCGGTGGCCAGTGTCTCACCATAACGGATATTCCGAAATATCCTTATTATCCACAGTACATCAAAATTTCAATGTATTCTCCGACATTATGCGATGCAGGTATAAGGCCTTGTGTAATGTACAAGCTTATCAAACTGGAAGATTGCAATAATGACGATCCGAATTGCGATTATTACTCTGAATTGGCCGGCCAAGACCAAAAAACGGAGTCAGGAATTCAAGCAACATTGCTTAAGGACAGGCAGGATGATTGTGCTTTATTACGAGTTTATGATATTTATGGTCGTCTTATTATTACTACGCTCAATTGTTCCATTCAGGAACAGGAAATTCCACATTCCGGAATTGCAATCTTCAGGTTTTCATCTAAAGATGACAAGATACTAAAAGTTCAAAAGAGGTGGTTGATTCATGAATATAACTCAAAATAG